Proteins from a genomic interval of Nitrospirota bacterium:
- a CDS encoding heme-binding protein: protein MPCMAPASDELPKETVLPVGLANKAIQAALDACKKDGYKVSVSVVDRAGVLRAMSRADGAGPHTVDSSRKKAYTAASLRRPTTELAELINKVPTLQALREMNDQVIILGGGLPIEIVGEVVGGIGVGGAPGAHLDDACAQAGLDAIGAAPKVPAVK, encoded by the coding sequence ATGCCTTGTATGGCACCGGCTTCCGATGAGTTGCCTAAAGAGACGGTTTTGCCTGTAGGTTTAGCGAATAAGGCGATCCAGGCTGCGCTGGATGCCTGTAAGAAGGACGGCTATAAGGTGAGCGTGTCGGTCGTGGATCGTGCCGGTGTGCTTCGCGCCATGAGCCGCGCGGATGGGGCCGGACCTCATACGGTCGATAGCAGCAGAAAGAAGGCCTATACCGCGGCCAGCCTTCGCCGTCCGACGACCGAGTTAGCTGAACTGATCAACAAGGTGCCGACGTTGCAAGCGCTTCGCGAGATGAACGATCAGGTCATTATCCTTGGGGGTGGGTTGCCAATTGAGATTGTCGGCGAGGTCGTTGGTGGAATCGGGGTCGGCGGGGCGCCAGGTGCCCATCTCGATGATGCCTGCGCTCAGGCGGGCCTGGATGCGATCGGCGCTGCGCCGAAAGTTCCTGCGGTAAAGTGA
- the thiI gene encoding tRNA uracil 4-sulfurtransferase ThiI, producing MRCAIVHYHEIALKGRNREYFEERLVHNIQWILRDLGVRRVENLRSRIRVVLPDEIPDQIIIDRLTKVFGIANFSLAQGLPLDLAKPDLGALSSAVIEALRSESFSTFRVSAKRADKRLTLTSMEVARDVGAAICDATDKKVSLKDPDLTVYLELLAKEVYYSIKKVQGPGGMPVGVSGKVACLISGGIDSPVAAYRMMKRGCRALFVHFSGRPLVSRASEEKVRELVQLLTAHQYTSKLYVIPFGEIQRDIVASAPAPYRVVLYRRVMIRIAQEFAKREHCWGLVTGDSLGQVASQTPENLTVIEAVSELPLLRPLIGMDKLEITDQAEQIGSFAISIEPDQDCCSLFTPPHPSTKTRLEDILEIEKMFDIDALVKQGIEKAELSQFTFPQ from the coding sequence ATGCGCTGCGCCATCGTCCACTACCACGAAATCGCCCTCAAAGGCCGCAACCGCGAATATTTTGAGGAACGCCTCGTCCATAATATCCAATGGATATTGAGAGACCTCGGCGTCAGACGCGTCGAGAATCTCCGCAGCCGGATTCGCGTGGTCCTGCCTGACGAGATTCCGGACCAGATCATCATCGACCGGCTCACCAAAGTCTTCGGGATCGCCAACTTTTCGCTGGCGCAAGGGTTGCCGCTCGATCTGGCCAAGCCGGACTTGGGAGCGCTCAGTTCAGCGGTCATTGAGGCGCTTCGGTCGGAATCGTTTTCCACCTTTCGCGTCTCGGCAAAACGAGCGGACAAACGATTGACGTTGACCTCCATGGAAGTCGCCCGGGACGTCGGCGCCGCCATCTGTGACGCAACCGACAAGAAGGTCAGCCTGAAAGATCCAGATCTCACGGTCTATCTCGAACTACTCGCCAAAGAGGTCTACTACTCGATCAAGAAAGTTCAGGGCCCTGGTGGCATGCCGGTTGGCGTCAGTGGAAAAGTTGCCTGCCTGATCTCCGGAGGAATCGATTCGCCGGTCGCAGCCTACCGTATGATGAAACGCGGATGCCGGGCCCTCTTCGTCCATTTCTCCGGCCGGCCGCTCGTGAGCCGCGCCTCAGAGGAAAAGGTGCGGGAACTGGTGCAACTCCTCACGGCCCACCAATATACATCGAAGCTCTACGTCATCCCGTTCGGAGAGATTCAGCGGGACATTGTGGCGAGCGCGCCGGCCCCCTATCGCGTAGTGCTCTACCGGCGCGTCATGATCCGCATCGCGCAGGAATTCGCCAAACGTGAGCATTGTTGGGGATTGGTCACGGGCGACAGCTTGGGGCAAGTGGCCTCGCAGACGCCGGAGAACCTGACGGTCATCGAAGCGGTATCAGAATTACCGCTCCTGCGCCCTCTCATCGGCATGGACAAGCTGGAGATTACCGACCAGGCTGAGCAGATCGGCAGCTTCGCCATCTCCATCGAGCCGGATCAAGATTGCTGTTCACTCTTCACCCCGCCCCACCCCAGCACGAAAACCAGACTCGAAGACATTCTGGAAATCGAGAAGATGTTCGATATCGATGCGCTGGTGAAGCAGGGAATCGAGAAGGCGGAGTTGTCCCAATTCACCTTCCCTCAGTAG
- a CDS encoding pectinesterase family protein, with translation MKKLLVVASIAVFGFLSSGLLWADEGPPMGPRTLVVALDGTGDFVSLQEAVDAAKKGDTVFVKAGEYHQDVTIHSKEKIKFVGAGVNQVTIAGRDIVVGALHVGKWPYGATDVEISDMTINDHGGHAVGLFNGQGLVLRRLKINGMLFSQQVHDVRIEDCDIGGSETTGAQFADSEAVMIGNIIHDNDHGVSIAGKSTVRLERNVITRSLFEAVVVSGHARAVIVSNTLVKNGGGAAFLGQSQSDVTGNVVGLNRVGFLIAPSSRTTTSFNAFFNTDGDYLRVGEPNQRAPELKAQSDITGDPYFVDPLHDDFRLRLDTPLLKIGQFPYLGALAPAATAARRSTDK, from the coding sequence ATGAAAAAACTTCTAGTGGTTGCGTCCATCGCGGTGTTCGGATTTTTGAGCTCCGGCTTGTTGTGGGCCGATGAGGGGCCCCCAATGGGTCCTCGGACCCTCGTGGTTGCACTCGACGGGACAGGAGATTTCGTCTCTCTGCAGGAAGCGGTCGATGCCGCCAAGAAAGGCGACACCGTCTTCGTCAAGGCAGGCGAATATCATCAGGACGTGACCATTCACAGTAAAGAGAAGATCAAGTTCGTCGGGGCAGGGGTCAATCAGGTGACCATTGCCGGGCGCGATATCGTGGTGGGTGCGCTGCATGTCGGTAAGTGGCCCTATGGGGCGACGGATGTCGAGATCAGCGACATGACCATCAACGATCATGGCGGCCATGCGGTCGGTCTCTTCAACGGGCAGGGGCTGGTCCTCCGTCGGCTCAAGATCAACGGGATGTTGTTTAGCCAGCAGGTCCATGATGTACGGATCGAAGATTGTGATATCGGGGGGAGCGAGACGACCGGCGCGCAGTTTGCCGATTCAGAGGCGGTCATGATTGGGAATATCATTCACGACAACGATCATGGCGTATCGATTGCGGGGAAGTCGACGGTGCGGCTAGAGCGAAACGTGATCACCCGAAGTCTGTTTGAAGCTGTCGTGGTGAGCGGCCATGCCCGCGCCGTGATCGTGAGCAATACCCTGGTCAAGAATGGCGGTGGGGCAGCATTTCTCGGGCAATCCCAGAGTGACGTCACCGGCAACGTGGTCGGGCTGAATCGCGTGGGTTTTCTGATCGCCCCGTCCAGTCGGACCACGACGTCATTCAATGCGTTCTTCAATACGGATGGCGACTATCTTCGTGTGGGTGAGCCAAACCAGCGAGCTCCGGAGCTCAAGGCCCAGTCAGATATTACCGGGGACCCGTACTTTGTTGACCCGCTGCATGACGATTTTCGCCTGCGTCTTGACACGCCCCTCCTGAAGATCGGCCAATTTCCCTATCTCGGCGCGCTTGCGCCTGCCGCAACCGCTGCTCGTCGATCGACTGATAAGTAG
- the coaE gene encoding dephospho-CoA kinase (Dephospho-CoA kinase (CoaE) performs the final step in coenzyme A biosynthesis.) gives MILVGLTGGVATGKSTVAKMFKQCGAVVIDADQLARDVVEPDKPAWREIVTLFGKAVLNPDRSLNRQALGAIVFHHPAKRRALETIIHPRVAREQVRLTREAAQQNPQSVVIYDVPLLFEAGIDKRVDHTIVVTADRNTQIARLKKRNGLSRAEALRRIRSQMPLAKKARRADQILNGTLPRPALRKQVGQLFKNLRYLA, from the coding sequence ATGATCCTGGTCGGCCTCACAGGCGGCGTCGCCACCGGTAAAAGCACCGTCGCCAAGATGTTCAAGCAATGCGGCGCGGTGGTGATCGATGCCGACCAATTGGCTCGCGATGTCGTGGAGCCCGACAAGCCGGCTTGGCGGGAGATCGTCACCCTGTTTGGCAAGGCCGTCCTCAACCCTGACCGCAGCCTCAATCGCCAGGCGCTCGGAGCCATCGTCTTCCACCATCCAGCAAAACGCCGGGCGCTCGAAACCATCATTCATCCCCGCGTGGCGCGCGAGCAAGTCAGATTGACGAGAGAAGCGGCCCAACAAAACCCTCAATCCGTCGTCATCTACGACGTCCCGCTCCTCTTCGAGGCCGGCATCGACAAGCGAGTCGATCACACCATCGTCGTCACCGCCGACCGCAACACCCAAATCGCACGCCTAAAAAAAAGAAACGGCCTTTCCCGCGCTGAAGCACTCCGCCGCATCCGCAGCCAGATGCCACTGGCGAAAAAGGCTCGGCGAGCGGACCAGATCTTAAATGGAACCCTCCCTCGACCGGCACTCCGCAAGCAGGTCGGCCAATTATTCAAGAACCTTCGCTACCTCGCGTAA
- a CDS encoding dipeptide epimerase yields MDVPITDPFVVATGARTVAENVFLRVTLANGAQGYAEAAPFPEVGGETRESCLTTLRQLSTAILGRSASDYKQIGQDLSEQAPAHPAARCGIETAVIDAYCRASHIPMWQLWGGADMRARETDITIPIADLDKTVALARGWHEKGFRLFKMKVGKDVDEDIRRLAAVHRALPGISFIGDGNQGFSRQDCLTFARGVKTFGGAMVLLEQPVVRDDLDSMAAIRRETGIPVAADESVRSLADAQEVVAQGAADYINIKIMKTGVVEALEIASFTKASGLKLMIGGMVETRIAMGCSFSLVLGLGGFEVLDLDTPLLLANDPVTSGYRYEGPHLQPWSRSGLDMTAEPSQNTTTIE; encoded by the coding sequence GTGGATGTGCCCATCACCGACCCCTTCGTCGTCGCCACCGGCGCACGAACCGTGGCCGAGAATGTGTTCCTGCGAGTCACATTGGCCAATGGCGCACAGGGCTATGCGGAAGCGGCGCCGTTTCCGGAAGTCGGGGGAGAAACCCGCGAGAGCTGCCTGACGACCCTGCGCCAACTCAGCACGGCCATTCTGGGCCGCTCAGCCTCCGACTACAAACAGATCGGGCAGGATCTATCTGAACAGGCGCCCGCTCATCCCGCCGCCCGCTGTGGGATTGAAACTGCTGTGATCGATGCCTACTGCCGCGCATCACACATCCCGATGTGGCAGCTCTGGGGTGGCGCGGATATGAGAGCGCGAGAGACCGACATCACCATTCCTATCGCCGACCTCGACAAGACCGTCGCCCTCGCGCGCGGCTGGCACGAGAAGGGATTTCGTCTCTTCAAAATGAAGGTCGGCAAGGATGTCGATGAGGACATTCGACGGCTCGCAGCCGTGCACCGCGCGCTCCCTGGCATTTCGTTCATTGGCGACGGCAACCAGGGATTCTCGCGGCAGGATTGTCTGACCTTTGCACGAGGAGTCAAGACATTCGGTGGGGCAATGGTGCTACTTGAACAACCGGTGGTACGGGATGACCTCGACAGTATGGCGGCGATCCGTCGAGAGACCGGCATTCCCGTCGCGGCAGATGAATCGGTCCGCTCGCTCGCGGACGCGCAAGAGGTCGTCGCCCAAGGCGCGGCGGACTACATCAATATCAAGATCATGAAGACCGGCGTTGTCGAAGCCCTGGAGATTGCCTCCTTCACCAAAGCGTCCGGCCTCAAACTAATGATCGGCGGGATGGTCGAAACACGTATAGCGATGGGCTGTTCGTTCAGCCTGGTCCTGGGCCTCGGCGGCTTTGAGGTGCTCGACCTCGACACCCCGCTGCTACTGGCCAACGATCCCGTCACAAGCGGCTACCGATATGAGGGGCCACACCTGCAACCCTGGTCACGGTCCGGCCTCGACATGACAGCAGAACCGTCCCAGAACACCACGACCATCGAATAG
- a CDS encoding prepilin-type N-terminal cleavage/methylation domain-containing protein, producing MNLSRHPRMQSPDGFTLIELMIVVAILGILVSLATVSYSHFVTKAKSVEGEIVVREIERLEYLYHTSNHGYTDNLTDLGFAMTETLKYYTPEVRKGSDSDKISYQVRALPVTVSATDSWLLTSYRDGAVQVDRVPVSEIGTFATVRYLGNAGTMSSGEATTASVGGGISGNNEPEWSGGGRSLGCQECGRVVINQRN from the coding sequence ATGAATTTGTCTCGGCACCCCCGCATGCAGAGCCCCGACGGTTTTACCTTGATCGAGTTGATGATCGTGGTGGCCATCCTGGGGATCCTCGTTTCCCTTGCTACCGTCTCGTACAGTCATTTTGTGACCAAGGCAAAGTCTGTTGAAGGTGAGATCGTGGTTCGCGAGATCGAACGGTTGGAGTATCTTTATCACACATCGAATCATGGCTACACAGACAACCTGACCGATTTGGGATTTGCCATGACCGAAACGTTGAAGTATTACACCCCGGAAGTACGGAAGGGCTCCGATTCCGACAAGATCAGCTATCAGGTTCGTGCATTGCCGGTCACGGTGTCAGCGACTGATTCGTGGCTCCTGACGAGTTATCGCGATGGGGCAGTGCAGGTGGACCGAGTTCCCGTGAGCGAAATTGGCACGTTTGCGACGGTGCGATATCTGGGCAATGCGGGGACGATGTCGTCCGGCGAGGCTACGACCGCTTCTGTCGGTGGCGGGATCTCCGGCAATAACGAGCCTGAATGGTCTGGTGGCGGACGCAGCTTGGGGTGCCAAGAATGTGGCCGTGTCGTGATCAATCAACGCAACTGA
- a CDS encoding DUF3565 domain-containing protein, with amino-acid sequence MQQPIVGYHLDEYSDWVADLQCGHGQHVRHQPPMTNRPWVLTEEGRSQHLGEILNCKKCDEATA; translated from the coding sequence ATGCAGCAACCTATCGTGGGCTATCATCTGGACGAATATAGCGATTGGGTGGCCGATCTTCAATGTGGCCATGGGCAACATGTGCGTCATCAGCCGCCGATGACGAATCGGCCCTGGGTCCTCACCGAGGAGGGCCGGAGCCAGCATCTTGGCGAAATATTAAACTGTAAGAAGTGCGACGAAGCGACCGCGTAA
- a CDS encoding tetratricopeptide repeat protein, with product MRSRSLAIISFTLLMVTGLGTLSLAEDFTEAWYLSRGRANMDIENYKAAIEAYEKVVERDPNHREAMRNLGLAYEKQGLKDKAIETFDRYLAKYDDDPEIAFDQAQALEWSRYAYREKDMLKYFRMGLKRKDDTTMRLKYAAHLAQHKETSQDAIAQYGTVLDRQPRNPEAHRGLAKAYAWLGNNDLALYHANLARQSARREPGDLTSLRQDMLKGREPTIEGVVGVLAQPEKPFELYGFRIGSRGKVDLTPFTTTILEVGAENFWSSKEQLAGSYVSLANQVRFNPSNRVDAILEYHGAPRGDGLAYKFEYAHEGQSFSIRPGVKREFKYDSFSSLAGSRSSGQLLGLARSTLFYSTVSFDAGSVRVDVTPFAGWVTSERLSSNDQVGLDLKTSLPLWKTDHWDLSAEYLFYLTHYGENQSGFVPSAREPLPGGYFSPQVFVNQIPRLAAIYTMENKDEFTFAAGPAIQYIDESTQSSAFRVGGDAHASYTNHLSKVWLLKLMADYTQIANIYTRIQFNGLLVYAFN from the coding sequence ATGCGATCACGCTCCCTTGCCATAATCAGTTTCACGTTATTGATGGTGACCGGACTCGGCACACTCTCGCTCGCGGAAGACTTTACGGAAGCATGGTATCTCTCGCGAGGACGGGCCAACATGGACATTGAAAACTATAAAGCGGCCATCGAAGCCTACGAGAAGGTGGTGGAGCGCGATCCCAACCACCGTGAAGCCATGCGCAATCTCGGCCTCGCCTATGAAAAACAGGGTCTCAAGGATAAGGCGATCGAGACATTCGACCGCTACCTCGCGAAATACGACGACGACCCGGAGATTGCCTTTGACCAGGCACAGGCCCTGGAATGGTCTCGCTATGCCTACCGTGAAAAAGACATGTTGAAGTACTTCCGCATGGGTCTGAAGCGTAAAGACGATACGACCATGCGCCTCAAATACGCGGCACACCTGGCGCAGCATAAAGAAACCAGCCAGGACGCCATCGCCCAATACGGCACCGTCCTCGACCGACAGCCCCGTAATCCCGAAGCCCATCGGGGACTGGCAAAGGCTTATGCCTGGCTGGGGAATAACGATCTGGCCCTCTACCACGCGAATCTGGCACGGCAGTCTGCAAGACGGGAACCGGGCGATCTGACCAGTCTGCGCCAGGACATGCTCAAGGGACGCGAACCGACGATCGAAGGTGTCGTCGGTGTCCTCGCCCAACCGGAGAAGCCGTTCGAACTCTATGGCTTCCGGATCGGATCGCGCGGCAAAGTCGATTTGACGCCGTTTACCACCACGATCCTCGAAGTCGGCGCCGAAAACTTCTGGAGTTCCAAGGAACAGCTAGCAGGCAGCTACGTCTCATTGGCCAATCAAGTTCGGTTCAATCCGTCGAATCGTGTCGACGCGATTCTGGAATACCACGGAGCCCCCCGGGGCGACGGGCTCGCGTACAAATTCGAATATGCACATGAAGGGCAGTCCTTCTCGATCCGCCCGGGCGTGAAGCGCGAATTCAAATATGACTCGTTCTCCTCGCTCGCCGGCTCCCGCAGCTCAGGCCAACTCTTGGGCCTCGCTCGCTCGACCCTGTTCTACAGCACGGTCTCATTCGATGCGGGATCGGTTCGCGTGGACGTGACGCCCTTCGCCGGGTGGGTAACGTCTGAGCGCTTGAGTTCGAACGATCAGGTTGGGCTCGATCTCAAGACCTCGCTGCCTCTGTGGAAAACGGACCATTGGGACCTATCGGCTGAGTATCTCTTCTACCTGACTCACTATGGAGAAAATCAGAGCGGATTTGTCCCCAGCGCGAGAGAGCCCTTGCCGGGCGGATACTTCAGTCCCCAAGTGTTCGTGAATCAAATTCCACGGCTGGCGGCCATCTACACGATGGAGAACAAGGATGAATTCACGTTTGCCGCAGGCCCGGCGATCCAATACATCGACGAATCGACGCAATCGTCGGCCTTTCGTGTAGGAGGCGATGCCCATGCCTCCTACACCAATCACCTCTCGAAAGTTTGGCTGCTGAAACTGATGGCCGACTACACCCAGATTGCCAATATCTATACGCGCATCCAATTCAACGGCCTCTTGGTCTATGCCTTCAACTAA
- a CDS encoding SRPBCC family protein produces the protein MLWRVMIIVGCLLLGWPGWSRAAEPGVLDVRTEPTGGVKATATIVLPAPVSVVRAILTDYAHWPELFEVRMKMADVTIQNGVATTDIRIEHALLPGERRLVTESRLLPSGELVADLKSGDFKRYHRRWKLTAVDGGAQTRADFELVVEIESVIPDWLVAVATKRDLESHFRILKEKTLARTQDLQSGRSQ, from the coding sequence ATGTTGTGGCGTGTGATGATCATCGTCGGTTGTCTGTTGCTCGGCTGGCCTGGCTGGAGCCGTGCGGCTGAGCCGGGTGTGTTGGATGTCCGGACGGAGCCCACCGGCGGCGTGAAGGCGACGGCAACAATTGTCTTGCCCGCACCCGTTTCGGTGGTACGGGCCATCCTGACTGACTATGCTCATTGGCCGGAACTGTTCGAGGTGCGGATGAAGATGGCGGATGTGACGATTCAGAATGGAGTCGCCACCACGGACATTAGAATTGAGCATGCGTTGTTACCGGGGGAGCGTCGCTTGGTGACTGAGTCGAGGTTGTTGCCAAGCGGAGAGCTGGTGGCCGATCTCAAAAGCGGAGACTTCAAACGGTATCATCGGCGATGGAAACTGACGGCGGTCGATGGCGGCGCGCAGACTCGTGCGGACTTCGAGCTTGTCGTGGAGATTGAGTCGGTAATACCGGACTGGCTTGTCGCAGTGGCGACGAAGCGAGATCTGGAATCGCATTTTCGAATCCTGAAGGAAAAGACACTCGCGCGGACGCAGGATTTACAGTCTGGGCGATCACAGTGA
- a CDS encoding NAD(P)-dependent oxidoreductase — protein sequence MSQSKPKIGFVGVGRMGANMARRLRDQQETLIALYDRDQTTATSLATELGCEGAHSPARVAELVDIIFTVVSDDAAMRQIFSPTGTESLLRHAKDRLFINCATLSPDMHIEVDALVTQRGGRTLEACMASSITQARQGTLYLMCGGRQDVFESVKPLLNKLSAHLRYVGSAGEAAKVKALVNMVMNCNTAALAEGLGLGAALGLDLTMVREIFAQTGAASRVLETDGEDMQNRAHDCYFSAAHAAKDSGIALTLAKTAGITLPLAQATYEQYQRLVALGKGELDKSAVSELTFKDRRAH from the coding sequence ATGAGTCAGTCTAAGCCAAAGATCGGCTTCGTGGGAGTTGGACGGATGGGGGCCAACATGGCCCGACGTTTGAGGGATCAACAGGAAACCCTCATCGCTCTCTACGATCGGGATCAGACCACCGCCACCAGCCTTGCGACCGAGCTGGGCTGTGAAGGAGCTCACTCCCCTGCCCGAGTCGCAGAACTCGTCGACATCATTTTCACGGTCGTATCCGACGACGCCGCGATGCGACAGATCTTTTCCCCGACCGGTACAGAGAGTCTTCTCCGGCACGCCAAGGATCGGCTCTTCATCAACTGCGCCACACTTTCGCCAGATATGCATATCGAGGTTGACGCGCTGGTGACGCAACGTGGAGGCCGAACCCTGGAGGCCTGTATGGCCAGCAGCATCACACAGGCCCGCCAAGGCACGCTCTATCTCATGTGCGGCGGACGGCAGGATGTGTTCGAGTCAGTGAAGCCGCTCTTGAACAAATTGAGCGCACATTTGCGCTATGTCGGATCGGCAGGAGAAGCCGCGAAGGTCAAAGCCCTCGTCAACATGGTGATGAACTGCAATACGGCCGCGCTCGCAGAAGGGCTTGGGCTTGGAGCCGCGCTCGGTCTCGACCTGACGATGGTGCGGGAGATCTTCGCCCAGACCGGAGCTGCGTCGCGCGTCTTGGAGACGGACGGTGAGGATATGCAGAATCGCGCCCATGACTGCTACTTCTCGGCCGCCCATGCCGCCAAGGACTCGGGCATCGCCCTGACCTTAGCGAAGACCGCAGGGATCACCCTCCCGTTGGCTCAAGCGACCTACGAGCAATACCAGCGGCTGGTCGCGCTCGGCAAAGGCGAGCTGGACAAATCCGCTGTCTCTGAACTCACGTTCAAAGACCGACGCGCGCACTAA
- the trxB gene encoding thioredoxin-disulfide reductase: MRNLVIIGSGPAGLTAAIYAARANLSPLLIEGWQSGGQLTTTTEVENYPGFAKGIMGPDLMKEMRAQAERFGTEFLTADVTSVALTPRPFTLTIDGEQSVQAKTLIISTGASAIQIGLKNEARLTGHGVSACATCDGFFFKGKELMVVGGGDSAMEEATFLTKFASKVTVIHRRDKLRASKIMQDRAMKNEKISFLWNSAVEDILGNDLVAGVRVKNLVTSKVTEVPCAGVFVAIGHRPNTTLFSGQIDLNAKGYIRTTNGTATSVPGVFAAGDVQDSTYRQAVTAAGSGCMAAIDAERFLESNTHIS, translated from the coding sequence ATGCGAAATCTCGTCATCATCGGCTCAGGGCCGGCTGGCCTCACAGCCGCCATCTATGCGGCCAGGGCGAATCTCTCGCCCCTGCTCATTGAAGGCTGGCAATCGGGCGGGCAACTGACCACGACGACAGAAGTCGAGAACTACCCCGGTTTTGCCAAGGGGATCATGGGGCCGGACTTGATGAAAGAAATGCGGGCGCAGGCTGAACGATTCGGCACAGAGTTCCTGACCGCCGATGTCACGTCCGTTGCGCTCACACCACGCCCCTTCACGCTCACGATCGACGGCGAACAATCTGTCCAAGCCAAAACCCTCATCATCTCGACCGGCGCGTCGGCCATTCAGATCGGGTTGAAGAACGAGGCGCGCCTCACGGGACACGGCGTCTCCGCCTGTGCGACCTGCGACGGTTTTTTCTTCAAAGGCAAAGAACTGATGGTCGTCGGTGGCGGCGACAGCGCGATGGAGGAAGCCACCTTCCTCACCAAATTCGCCAGCAAGGTCACCGTGATCCATCGCCGCGACAAGCTGCGGGCGTCGAAAATCATGCAGGACCGCGCGATGAAGAATGAAAAGATTTCTTTTCTCTGGAACTCCGCCGTCGAAGACATTCTAGGAAACGACCTGGTGGCTGGCGTGCGAGTGAAGAACCTCGTAACAAGTAAGGTCACAGAGGTACCCTGCGCCGGAGTCTTCGTGGCAATCGGGCACCGTCCCAACACCACACTCTTCAGCGGCCAAATAGACCTGAATGCCAAGGGTTATATCCGGACGACGAACGGAACCGCCACAAGTGTCCCCGGCGTCTTCGCTGCTGGCGACGTCCAAGACTCAACCTACCGGCAAGCCGTCACCGCCGCCGGCTCCGGCTGCATGGCAGCGATCGATGCAGAACGATTTCTGGAATCGAATACCCACATTTCATGA